The following nucleotide sequence is from Streptomyces pactum.
CAGGTCCGCGCGGTCGTGGACATCCGCCCGTACGGCGGGCCGGAGGGCGAGGACTGGTGGATCGTCTCCGACCTCGGCTGCGCCGTCGGCGGGGCCAACGGGGCCGCCGCCGCGCGCGGGGTGGACCGCTCGCGGCTGGTCCTCGGCGTGGGCGGGGCCTCCACCACGCTCGCCGGGGTCACCGTCCGGAAGCCGGCGGGCAAGGCCCTGGACCTGGGTACCGGCTCCGGCATCCAGGCGCTGCACGCGACCCGGCACGCCACCCGGGTCACCGCCACCGACGTCAATCCGCGCGCCCTGGAGTTCACCCGGCTCACCCTGGCGCTGTCCGGGGCCCCCGAGGCCGATCTGCGGCAGGGCTCGCTCTTCGAGCCGGTCGCGGGGGAGACCTTCGACCTCATCGTCTCCAACCCCCCGTTCGTGATCTCCCCGGCCCGGTCGGCCCCGGCCGGACCGGACACCGACGGACCGGACACCGACGGCACGGACGCGGACGCCTCGCCGTTCGGCCGGCTGGTGTACCGGGACGGCGGGCTGGGCGGGGACGCGCTGTGCCGGACGCTGGTCCGCGAGTCCGCCGCCCACCTCAACGACGGCGGCTGGTGCCAGCTGCTCGCCAACTGGGAACACGTGGCCGGCGAGGACTGGCGGGACCGGCTGCGGTCCTGGGTGCCGGACGGCTGCGACGCCTGGATCGTGCAGCGCGAGGTCCAGGACGTCACCCAGTACGCCGAGCTGTGGCTGCGGGACGCCGGTGACCACCTCGGCGACCCGGCACGCTACGCCGCCCGGTACGACGCCTGGCTGGAGGAGTTCCGGTCCCGGGGGACCACGGCCGTCGGCTTCGGCTGGATCACGCTCCGCAAAACCGGTGCCGCCCGGCCCTCGGTGGTCGTCGAGGAGTGGCCGCACCCGG
It contains:
- a CDS encoding class I SAM-dependent methyltransferase is translated as MSTHPQTALPLADPARTARLRAALLAAGFTADGLLDLLGAPAYAALARGETVPAERATRQDGPLATLVRLFLLQRPVPYRQADAVLPLAECLADGWLVGDGGTGEGPAEQVRAVVDIRPYGGPEGEDWWIVSDLGCAVGGANGAAAARGVDRSRLVLGVGGASTTLAGVTVRKPAGKALDLGTGSGIQALHATRHATRVTATDVNPRALEFTRLTLALSGAPEADLRQGSLFEPVAGETFDLIVSNPPFVISPARSAPAGPDTDGPDTDGTDADASPFGRLVYRDGGLGGDALCRTLVRESAAHLNDGGWCQLLANWEHVAGEDWRDRLRSWVPDGCDAWIVQREVQDVTQYAELWLRDAGDHLGDPARYAARYDAWLEEFRSRGTTAVGFGWITLRKTGAARPSVVVEEWPHPVEQPLGAVIADHFDRQDYLREHDDAALLGARFRLADEVVQEQIGLPGAEDPEHVVLRQNRGMRRATEVDTVGAGFAGVCDGSLSAGRILDAIAQLLGEDPVLLRDRTPEAIRLLVEQGFLVPVGDE